In Arthrobacter burdickii, one DNA window encodes the following:
- a CDS encoding GNAT family N-acetyltransferase, translated as MSTADRPAIQTVIIRPERPGDAEAIHALTREAFTGKSFSSGTEAAIVRSLRASGDLALSLVAESSGSIIGHVAFSPVGITGSSGDWFGLGPISVSPERQRGGVGRRLVCRGLGFLQRRGAEGCALIGDPEVYGRLGFRSGGLLYQGVDEALVQYVVLNGAPFPAGTLTFLPAFDEE; from the coding sequence ATGTCGACCGCGGATCGTCCGGCCATTCAGACGGTGATCATCAGACCCGAGCGGCCCGGAGACGCCGAAGCTATCCACGCATTGACGCGAGAAGCGTTCACGGGGAAGTCGTTCAGTTCCGGGACGGAGGCGGCCATCGTCCGTTCCCTGCGCGCTTCCGGCGATCTGGCGCTGTCCCTGGTCGCGGAGTCATCCGGCAGCATCATCGGTCACGTTGCTTTCTCTCCCGTAGGCATCACCGGATCCTCGGGGGACTGGTTCGGCTTGGGGCCGATCTCGGTCAGTCCGGAGCGCCAGCGTGGCGGGGTCGGGCGGAGACTCGTGTGCCGCGGGCTCGGATTCCTGCAGCGGCGGGGTGCTGAAGGGTGTGCGCTCATCGGGGACCCGGAGGTCTACGGCAGACTCGGGTTCAGGTCCGGTGGCCTCCTGTATCAGGGAGTCGATGAGGCTCTGGTCCAGTACGTCGTCCTCAATGGCGCGCCTTTTCCTGCAGGGACGCTTACCTTCCTGCCAGCCTTCGACGAAGAGTAG
- the arr gene encoding NAD(+)--rifampin ADP-ribosyltransferase codes for MGRALDEGPFYHGTKADLRVGDFLRTGFRSNYRPDVLMNHVYFTALPDGAGLAAELAAGDGAPRVYVVEPTGEFEDDPNVTDKKFPGNPTRSYRSRAPLRIVGEVTDWTRQTPEALQTWKVRLAALSSDERGRIIN; via the coding sequence GTGGGCCGAGCACTCGACGAGGGGCCGTTCTATCACGGCACGAAAGCCGATCTCCGGGTCGGTGATTTCCTTCGCACGGGCTTCCGGTCGAACTATCGTCCCGACGTCCTGATGAATCACGTCTACTTCACTGCGCTTCCCGACGGTGCCGGCCTCGCTGCTGAGCTTGCGGCCGGTGACGGCGCACCGCGCGTCTACGTCGTCGAGCCGACCGGAGAGTTCGAGGACGACCCGAACGTGACCGACAAGAAATTTCCGGGAAATCCGACCCGGTCGTATCGCAGTCGTGCCCCGCTCCGGATCGTCGGGGAAGTCACCGACTGGACACGACAGACGCCCGAGGCACTCCAGACCTGGAAAGTACGCCTAGCGGCGCTGTCCTCGGACGAGCGGGGCAGAATCATCAACTGA
- a CDS encoding PAS and ANTAR domain-containing protein, translated as MTTTASSSPETPASPAHSSGVEAHPAETVEYFVNCPTGIVEHYFESPALHWSDELYRIHGYERDEIVPTLDLGISHFQPADQNAARSLWENLLSKGGPRSAYLSLRDVNGKVRKVLISGDYIHKEGEQGSEAIGVWALVVDLTRSIHVDTHRLANEAVAASAVKRSVIEQAKGILMARSGLTASEAFECIRERSQLTNRKVIAISQDIIDRTYQLHRQDQPQSRAQALLDLFPAP; from the coding sequence GTGACCACCACTGCTTCCTCGTCCCCGGAAACCCCGGCATCGCCAGCTCACTCGTCTGGTGTCGAAGCTCATCCCGCGGAGACCGTCGAGTACTTCGTCAACTGTCCGACCGGCATCGTCGAGCACTACTTCGAATCACCGGCCCTGCATTGGTCCGATGAGCTGTATCGCATACACGGGTACGAACGCGATGAGATCGTGCCCACCCTCGATCTCGGTATTTCCCACTTCCAACCAGCTGATCAGAACGCGGCCAGGTCCCTGTGGGAGAACCTGTTGAGCAAGGGTGGTCCGCGTTCCGCGTACCTGTCCCTGCGTGATGTGAACGGCAAGGTCCGGAAGGTGCTGATCTCCGGCGACTACATCCACAAAGAGGGCGAGCAGGGCAGCGAGGCGATTGGAGTCTGGGCTCTGGTCGTGGACCTGACGCGATCCATTCACGTGGACACCCACCGGTTGGCGAACGAAGCCGTCGCTGCGTCCGCTGTGAAGCGCAGCGTGATCGAGCAGGCCAAGGGCATTCTGATGGCTCGAAGCGGGCTGACGGCATCCGAAGCCTTCGAATGCATCAGGGAGCGTAGCCAACTGACGAACCGGAAGGTGATCGCCATCTCCCAGGACATCATCGACCGCACCTACCAACTCCATCGGCAGGACCAGCCGCAATCCCGTGCTCAAGCCCTGCTCGACCTCTTCCCGGCACCCTAG
- a CDS encoding ANTAR domain-containing protein, with protein MTDPDIPDDSSIHPVPPGGNAGRTDAGGTGETAGAGGSDHDLVDMPSCLRAFVEVSSPVNVATGIIMGTQDCSQHQAGALLQRAAYQRRLPIEAIAAGIVASMNSFCFEDPLIP; from the coding sequence ATGACCGACCCTGACATTCCAGACGACTCCTCGATCCACCCCGTTCCACCTGGTGGAAATGCCGGCCGGACCGATGCCGGCGGCACCGGTGAGACCGCTGGCGCCGGTGGATCCGACCATGACCTGGTGGATATGCCCTCGTGTCTGCGGGCCTTCGTGGAAGTGTCCAGCCCGGTGAACGTGGCTACCGGGATCATCATGGGAACCCAGGACTGTTCCCAACACCAGGCAGGCGCGCTACTGCAGCGCGCGGCCTATCAACGAAGACTGCCGATCGAGGCGATCGCCGCCGGCATCGTCGCCAGCATGAACTCGTTCTGCTTCGAGGACCCCCTGATCCCCTGA